In a single window of the Esox lucius isolate fEsoLuc1 chromosome 22, fEsoLuc1.pri, whole genome shotgun sequence genome:
- the rnd3a gene encoding rho family GTPase 3a, with amino-acid sequence MKERISGQKLSPQSGMDPSQSVKCKIVVVGDSQCGKTALLHVFAKDIFPENYVPTVFENYTASFEIDTKRIELSLWDTSGSPYYDNVRPLSYPDSDAVLICFDISRPETLDSVIKKWRGEIQEFCPNTKMLLVGCKSDLRTDLSTLVELSNHRQTPVSYDQGSSMAKQISAPYIECSSQQSENSVRDIFHVATLACVNKNNKNIKRNKSARGNKRISHMPLRPDLAAVASDLRKDKAKSCSVM; translated from the exons ATGAAGGAGAGAATATCTGGTCAGAAACTATCACCTCAATCCGGAATGGATCCCAGCCAGAGTGTTAAGTGTAAAATAGTTGTGGTAGGAGACAGTCAATGTGGGAAGACTGCTCTACTGCACGTTTTTGCCAAGGACATCTTTCCAGAG aaCTACGTGCCGACGGTGTTCGAGAATTACACAGCCAGTTTTGAAATAGACACGAAAAGAATTGAGCTCAGTCTATGGGACACATCAG GGTCGCCATACTACGACAACGTGAGGCCTCTCTCCTACCCAGACTCCGACGCCGTTCTCATCTGCTTCGACATCAGTCGTCCTGAGACCCTCGACAGTGTGATAAAGAAG TGGAGAGGGGAGATCCAGGAATTCTGTCCCAACACCAAGATGCTGCTGGTGGGCTGCAAGTCAGACCTTCGCACTGACCTCTCCACTTTGGTAGAGTTATCCAATCACAGACAGACGCCAGTATCATATGATCAG GGTTCAAGCATGGCCAAACAGATTTCCGCTCCCTACATCGAGTGCTCATCGCAGCAGTCAGAGAACAGTGTCAGGGACATTTTCCATGTGGCAACCTTGGCCTGCGTgaacaagaacaacaaaaacatcaaacgCAACAAATCCGCGAGAGGCAACAAGAGGATCTCGCACATGCCCCTTAGGCCAGACCTGGCGGCCGTAGCGTCAGACCTGCGGAAAGACAAAGCGAAGAGCTGCAGTGTCATGTGA